Below is a window of Oryza brachyantha chromosome 10, ObraRS2, whole genome shotgun sequence DNA.
TAGAAAGTATGTGCAAATAATTGAGTGGAGTTGGGATTGACTGAGTATGGTATGTAGGTGAAGAAATGAAATGGATGAAGGTTAAAGATAAGGGCTAAGTGgagaaatagttttattttaatttcgaACCACGGAGTATTTTAGCATCGATTCTATTATAAAACCGCACCTTTGAAACATTAGTTCTACGGTCAACTCTTAAATATCTATAGTTTATGATACtatcttaaatatatagtttttttatttagttctaaatatataattttgtgataaatcGCCTTaagtatttaattttgtaacaaTTCGATTTATCATTGTCAAAATTACTCAAATTATGCACATAAAAACATACCAGAAAAATGTCTACCACATATACAGGGTTGGTTACGTTGGTTGCATTGCATCCACTGCACATGCATTGCATCgaaaaatagtatatatagcaaaatatGGTTTGGCAATAACTTTTGCTCAAGCTCACCAGTGTACAGGGCATTTCacacaatttgtatatatgctgGATGCTATTGCTAGCCATAGTAGGTTTCCATCCGCCACGATCTGGATAACTTCGATCTGGATCATCTGTCCAGCAATGCTCTATGCCTCAATCCTTATCGGGTTAAGAAACTGATCACCATTTGAATCCTAACATAAGCACAACAAATCAAATCTTGacaatctagctagctagcttacaCATAATCCTAACCTAGAAAAATACAAGTAGCTAGTAGTTCATGATAATCATGCTTGATTTATAGACAATTACGGAGAAGAAGATAACCATCCATACATTCAAGGCAGGGAGGCATGTTCCTCCCCCAGTAACTGTACATGTACACACCCCTCTTGCATAGTTGCATTGCCCAATTGCAGAGAAGATCAAAGATTGATTGAATACTGCCCCCCTAGCTACTTGCAAATATACTAAATCATTGGGTCTCATTCCCCCCAAGCACAAAATCCAGCCACCCCAATCTTTCTCTTGTGGACCCTTCATGTCGTCCTTAAATTCATTTCGATATGTTTGTACCAGCAATCCTCAATCTGTTTTCATGCACACGCTTTGTGAAACTGCTAAAGAtgtgttttgcttttttgcaaaagaattCTATGTTAAAGCTTCTTAGGTTGTTATCGTGTCTTTTTCagtagaaaaaaccaaatgacatatttacagacgaaaaataacttacgaacaaaacttttatatacatgctcttATCAAGCTAAAActaaagtctaaaaaatatactacaataaaaaatactccaaaatcaactccaaatttaagattaaaaagttaaatttggcttataagcttaTGCAGAAGCGAAATGACGAGTCTTTCAAAGTATAATatcaattcatttttcaaaatttttatagacaatactttattaattatgcgctaagagcaggtataaaagcaggctataagccagctgtaAACatgttttaaagagataagagaagagagaagagtagtgagctactaatttgtagctagctgtagCACGGGcagtgtgtatgatatgtgggaccatatattaatgttttaaagataactattgtatgaattaactattagattgaattatataaattggagcccgtagttgactatactattgaacttgcatgctatctaaacagtcataaaaaaatatgaaaaaatttgacaagatagattaatatgatttatatcactccacaaacatgcaagtttaaattcaacttctacaagttctagcaaaaaacaaatttctgctataacttgtagaagttgaatttaaacttgcaagttggtggagtgatataactaatattaaactatcttattaatttttttaataattttttataactatttagatgagaTGCAAGCAACGGATATACATAAATCCGCGTGATAAAAAAACTGCTTTCCTAGCCTGGTGATGTGCCTGTGTTTCATACTGCCCTAACTTTATTGGCTTCTTTTGCCTGCATCAATTCCACTCTATAAAATCCCCCATAGGTTAGGTAGCTTCCTCCCTCTCCATTGGCAAAAGCCACCACCTTTgtctcctcctcccgctcttGCGCTCTCTGCGCATCggctcgtcgtcttcctcccgcCGCCTGCGGCTACCCTGGTGTTCACACCAACCACACGGACACCATTGGAAGGtgacacagagagagagagagagaggttggGATCTAGAGAGATGGCGCTTGAGGCGGTGGTTTACTCCCACGGCGGCCACTTCGGCGGGTACGGGCTgatggcgagcggcggcccggcggcggcggcggcgtggtgctGCGACGGTGGTGTGTTCGCGGCCGGtggcggctccggcggcgagccgtGCGGCGGGAGCTGGGACGACCCACTGCTCGCGGCGTCGCTTGACGTGCTGGGCGTGGAGGACGAGTGGGAGGTGGAAGTGGAACAGCGTgcttcgtcttcttcttcttcttctaagGTGGCGGCCGCTgcggcggaggtcggcgaggcgccgccggcgaaggcggcgaagAGGAAGAGGCGGCGCGCGAAGGCGGTGAAGAACAGGGAGGAGATCGAGAACCAGCGGATGACCCACATTGCCGTCGAGCGCAACCGCCGCCGGCAGATGAACGAGTACCTCGCCGTGCTCCGCTCCCTCATGCCACCTTCCTACGCCCAAAGGGTATTCTTCATTTtcctccaaacaaaaaaactttCCTTTTAATATCAActccaagtttaaattcacaAATCAATGCAGCAGCGGATAAATCAAAccacattttaaaatttgaacatcTTTTGATCCTgcttttaaatttgtattttttttttttttgaaagggtGACCAAGCATCTATAGTTGGGGGAGCAATCAACTACGTGAGGGAGCTGGAGCAGCTGCTCCAAGCCCTCGAGGTGAAGAAGAGCATCAAGAAGCAgggcgatggtggcggcggcgagtccccctctcccttctcCGGCTTCTTCACCTTCCCGCAGTACTCCACctccggcggccaccgcgGTGACGCCGTCCGCAGGTTCGGAAAGCCGGCAGAGGGCGCGGCGATCGCCGACATCGAGGCGAGCATGGTGGAGGGCCACGCCGGCGTGAAGGTgcaggcgcggcggcggccgaggcagCTGCTCAGGCTCGTCGCCGGGCTCCACCAGCTAGGGCTCACCACCCTGCATCTCAACGTGACCACTGCCAAGGCCATGGCCATGTACTCTTTCAGCCTCAAGGTCAGTCACCAAAATGGTGttcggttttttttcttaattattttatttaagagGTGTTTTAGAACTAA
It encodes the following:
- the LOC102702498 gene encoding transcription factor bHLH94-like, whose translation is MALEAVVYSHGGHFGGYGLMASGGPAAAAAWCCDGGVFAAGGGSGGEPCGGSWDDPLLAASLDVLGVEDEWEVEVEQRASSSSSSSKVAAAAAEVGEAPPAKAAKRKRRRAKAVKNREEIENQRMTHIAVERNRRRQMNEYLAVLRSLMPPSYAQRGDQASIVGGAINYVRELEQLLQALEVKKSIKKQGDGGGGESPSPFSGFFTFPQYSTSGGHRGDAVRRFGKPAEGAAIADIEASMVEGHAGVKVQARRRPRQLLRLVAGLHQLGLTTLHLNVTTAKAMAMYSFSLKVEDGCKLGSVEEIGTAVHEILERIQEEQAFS